Proteins encoded within one genomic window of candidate division WOR-3 bacterium:
- a CDS encoding HD domain-containing phosphohydrolase, whose protein sequence is MQNSESAKGLIRLILPSLNFQGFAQKVKDFSKVLNLSGFGVFDDEFRLIFCSGIDRAFYETFPRDLIRLQGEDYTWNLIEYSGMFGLYKHYNFEDGRTYTALLFFVEKPTIINDFLDYFCESIVREIILYRNIKGEFEQAVGELERLSNLNTFFISSKVFSSEEGESKRFLSTVRTDFPLYLLKQRTVEQIKRFTALNYFRKSCAVFGRVSFLGENYRIFYRTVHCPVGQLIKFQFAKQFKEGLERAKKGKIEGVKGIAFKREGETFEVDFYIKPSRELPEEWREVFAVGRDKITENLIKTLQPLLSIVKNKDLHTYLHLKNVARLSGIIAFEMGLDENEVFYVQLAGLVHDIGKIVLPLELITKPQLLSEAEMEMVKLHVKYSCDIVKDLDFLQKSTVYIKQHHERLDGSGYPEALKGEEIKPASHAVILADVLDAMSSDRPYRRKRKAAEIQEEIEIGKNVKYDPRAAEIALKLLQRGLVIFPN, encoded by the coding sequence GTGCAAAATAGTGAAAGTGCGAAAGGGCTTATTAGGCTTATTTTACCTTCTCTGAATTTTCAGGGGTTCGCACAGAAGGTTAAAGATTTCAGCAAGGTTTTGAATCTCAGTGGTTTTGGAGTTTTTGATGATGAGTTCCGTCTCATTTTCTGTTCTGGCATAGATAGGGCTTTTTATGAGACCTTTCCCAGAGACTTGATACGCTTACAAGGAGAAGATTACACCTGGAATCTTATTGAGTATTCTGGGATGTTTGGCCTATACAAGCATTATAACTTTGAGGATGGGCGTACTTATACAGCATTACTTTTCTTTGTTGAGAAGCCTACTATAATCAATGATTTCCTTGATTATTTCTGTGAATCGATAGTTAGGGAAATAATTCTTTACAGAAACATTAAGGGTGAGTTTGAGCAGGCTGTAGGCGAGTTGGAAAGGTTATCTAATCTAAACACGTTCTTTATCAGTTCAAAGGTTTTTAGTTCTGAAGAAGGCGAAAGCAAGAGATTTTTATCTACCGTTAGAACCGATTTCCCACTTTATCTTCTAAAGCAGAGAACGGTTGAACAAATAAAACGGTTTACAGCTTTAAATTATTTTCGCAAAAGTTGTGCTGTATTTGGCAGGGTTAGCTTTTTGGGAGAGAATTATCGTATATTTTACCGCACGGTTCATTGCCCTGTTGGCCAACTAATTAAATTTCAATTTGCAAAACAATTTAAAGAAGGACTTGAAAGAGCAAAAAAGGGAAAGATTGAAGGCGTTAAAGGAATTGCCTTTAAGCGAGAAGGGGAAACCTTTGAAGTTGACTTTTATATAAAACCTTCGCGGGAGTTGCCCGAGGAATGGAGAGAGGTATTTGCAGTAGGCAGGGACAAAATCACGGAAAATCTCATAAAAACGTTGCAACCTCTTTTGTCTATCGTGAAAAATAAAGACTTACACACATACCTTCATCTAAAGAATGTTGCGAGGTTATCTGGGATTATTGCTTTTGAGATGGGTCTTGACGAGAACGAAGTATTTTATGTCCAGCTCGCGGGACTTGTCCATGATATCGGAAAAATAGTCCTTCCCTTAGAGTTAATTACTAAACCTCAACTGTTGAGCGAAGCTGAGATGGAGATGGTTAAGCTTCATGTGAAATATTCCTGCGATATAGTTAAGGACCTTGACTTTTTACAGAAATCTACGGTTTATATAAAACAGCATCATGAAAGGCTCGATGGTTCAGGGTATCCAGAGGCTTTAAAGGGTGAAGAAATTAAACCTGCTTCTCATGCGGTTATATTAGCAGATGTGCTGGATGCAATGTCTTCAGATAGGCCTTATAGGAGGAAGAGGAAGGCTGCAGAGATACAGGAAGAAATAGAGATCGGAAAGAATGTTAAATACGACCCTCGAGCAGCGGAGATAGCTTTAAAACTTCTTCAAAGGGGTTTAGTAATTTTTCCAAACTGA
- a CDS encoding alpha/beta fold hydrolase, translating into MRKFFILLPLLILALSCQKVDEIIGPEINEGTTSIVNIPATDANIGTKQAMVYLPPDYDSTKKYPVVLFLHGFGGNYLFWQSVEDIKGILDYMISSGKIRPCIAVMPDARNVLGGSFYTNSEYQPFANSVFGRYEDYIVNDVVGYIKAHYPVDSSEIYLIGISMGGYGALKLGVKHPDIFRGCASHSGPIAFSQFLLPIPGTNVNMIQAVLSEWADFGYRIPSTAGRYLGPSRPLSTMLFAMAGAFSPKVGPFSSFDTLNYEIPLDTVPGTFGAIWAGVRLPLKPNGDTNSVFNEWLSNHDVFTLISTNFNNIRQHNLKIYIDCGYQDELFLAPHAIACHTLLSTLQYDHYYELFTDAPGYPAEDFPPRHATHLQIRVFKSLKYFLGE; encoded by the coding sequence ATGAGGAAATTTTTTATTTTATTACCTTTACTAATTTTGGCCCTTTCCTGCCAAAAAGTAGATGAAATTATTGGCCCAGAAATAAATGAAGGGACAACCTCCATTGTAAACATTCCTGCAACAGATGCCAATATTGGTACAAAGCAGGCAATGGTCTATCTACCACCCGACTATGACTCTACCAAAAAATATCCAGTGGTTCTCTTCCTTCACGGTTTTGGTGGTAATTACCTATTCTGGCAAAGTGTGGAAGATATAAAGGGGATTCTTGACTATATGATCTCATCAGGAAAGATAAGACCCTGCATTGCAGTAATGCCCGACGCTCGAAATGTACTGGGCGGGAGTTTCTATACAAATAGCGAATACCAGCCTTTTGCAAACTCCGTATTTGGAAGATACGAGGATTACATAGTTAATGACGTAGTTGGTTATATTAAAGCCCATTACCCTGTAGATTCTTCAGAAATTTATCTTATCGGAATCTCTATGGGAGGTTACGGTGCTCTGAAACTTGGCGTCAAACACCCGGACATTTTTAGAGGGTGTGCCTCCCACTCCGGTCCCATTGCCTTCTCTCAATTTTTACTTCCTATTCCCGGTACGAATGTAAACATGATTCAAGCTGTACTGAGCGAATGGGCAGACTTCGGCTACAGAATACCCTCCACTGCAGGAAGATATCTTGGACCCTCAAGACCCCTTTCTACAATGCTCTTTGCAATGGCAGGGGCTTTCAGTCCGAAAGTGGGACCATTTTCCTCTTTTGACACCTTAAACTATGAAATACCACTTGATACTGTTCCGGGAACCTTCGGTGCCATATGGGCTGGCGTAAGATTGCCACTGAAGCCAAATGGCGACACCAATAGTGTGTTCAACGAATGGCTCTCCAACCATGACGTTTTCACTCTCATAAGTACGAATTTTAACAACATAAGACAACACAACCTTAAGATTTACATAGATTGCGGCTATCAAGACGAGCTATTCTTAGCACCCCACGCTATAGCTTGCCATACCCTTTTAAGCACACTTCAATATGACCACTACTATGAACTTTTCACTGATGCACCGGGTTATCCTGCCGAAGATTTTCCACCGAGACACGCTACTCACCTACAAATAAGGGTATTCAAATCACTTAAATACTTCTTGGGCGAATAA
- a CDS encoding outer membrane protein transport protein: protein MYKSLKYLTITALLTATLQAGGFALSGVGARALSMGGAFRAVANDWSTLFWNPAGLAYIDESQIALNGLGIRPSSSYEPNTGILGYDGPYSLREKVNAHPQNFYIPSFAYITPFEIAENRVAISFTVPFGLGSKWDLYDFPIGYYNTTDTTFKVPNYEKYDWQSDLSVYNIYLSYAKSFSKFSIGLSVGATRTSIMLRKVNFFDPATVDTSAHSLPIQYRLFPIDTKIEGTGWGFGGILGIMWKINEKLALGASARVYSKVKLEGTADLTLYLPYNDYLLSQMPPEKKFMFNGSTASGSGTFTTKLNLPANAGAGISYKPSEKLTLALDVDWTRWFTLDRLGVDFENLVLKVNNTIPLDTVKTDTLTLLWKNTYRVSFGGEYKVMPDLLLRYGLYWDQSPVPDNTITVLIPDPGDKYSVNLGLGYSWKNMEINLNYEYILPSRRTVERDSTYSYESPYLPGAYEMNIHGLGLNIVYKF, encoded by the coding sequence ATGTACAAATCTTTAAAATACCTAACTATAACGGCACTACTAACCGCTACTCTTCAGGCCGGAGGATTCGCTCTCTCAGGTGTCGGAGCAAGAGCTCTCTCCATGGGCGGGGCCTTCAGAGCCGTTGCCAACGATTGGTCCACACTATTTTGGAACCCTGCGGGGCTTGCATACATCGACGAGAGCCAAATTGCCCTAAACGGTTTAGGGATAAGGCCCTCTTCTTCCTACGAGCCTAACACCGGCATCCTTGGCTACGATGGTCCTTATAGCCTAAGAGAAAAGGTAAATGCCCATCCACAGAACTTCTATATCCCCTCCTTTGCATATATCACACCTTTTGAAATAGCAGAAAACAGGGTCGCCATCTCCTTTACCGTCCCCTTTGGGCTCGGTTCAAAGTGGGACCTGTACGATTTCCCCATTGGCTACTACAATACAACGGATACCACTTTTAAAGTGCCCAATTATGAAAAATATGACTGGCAGAGCGACCTATCGGTTTACAATATCTATCTTTCTTATGCGAAATCTTTTAGTAAGTTCAGCATAGGTCTATCTGTAGGTGCAACAAGGACGTCTATAATGCTTAGGAAAGTTAACTTCTTTGACCCTGCAACGGTCGATACATCCGCACATTCCTTGCCGATCCAATACAGACTCTTTCCTATTGATACTAAAATTGAAGGAACCGGTTGGGGCTTTGGTGGAATTCTTGGGATTATGTGGAAAATAAACGAAAAGCTCGCCCTTGGAGCCTCTGCCAGGGTTTATTCAAAGGTGAAACTTGAAGGAACTGCGGATCTGACCCTTTACCTCCCCTATAACGATTATCTCTTGTCACAAATGCCACCAGAGAAGAAATTCATGTTTAATGGCTCAACTGCATCGGGTTCAGGCACCTTTACAACAAAACTAAACCTCCCTGCAAATGCTGGAGCAGGGATTTCTTACAAACCTTCTGAAAAGCTCACCCTTGCCTTAGATGTCGATTGGACCAGGTGGTTCACCCTTGACAGGCTTGGTGTAGACTTTGAAAACCTCGTTTTAAAAGTAAATAATACAATACCTCTCGACACAGTGAAAACCGACACTCTAACCCTTCTCTGGAAGAATACTTACAGAGTAAGCTTTGGCGGTGAATATAAGGTAATGCCAGACCTATTACTAAGGTATGGCCTCTACTGGGATCAATCACCGGTTCCGGACAACACCATTACCGTCTTGATACCCGATCCAGGTGACAAATATAGCGTAAACCTCGGTCTTGGATACAGTTGGAAAAATATGGAAATTAACCTAAATTACGAATATATTTTACCCTCCCGAAGGACCGTCGAAAGGGACTCCACTTACAGCTACGAATCTCCTTACCTGCCGGGGGCCTATGAGATGAATATTCATGGACTTGGTTTAAATATTGTCTATAAATTCTAA
- a CDS encoding SLC13 family permease, translating to MQKLNLIVGVLVFLLVAIRHFIPFKVKYWHIMAFGAVILILSSSVSLSEAYRSIDFDVIISLFGMFSLGFALEESGYLGHIIYKYFKRTRVVKELVLLSVFVFGFASALLMNDTIAIVGVPVILLLAKNYGLDKKFLVLLLAFSVTTGSVLSPLGNPQNLLIGMSPVFTNPFVEFFKFLFIPTLLNLLILFLFTTTVFREEFHSRPLSHSQEPIRDKELARLSKVSLYMFFFLIGLKVLEFFVKFNFKLKISLIPIVAAIPLYLFCKKRWKILKGVDYETLAFFVGMFIVTEALTKDPLFANITKGGGLNPVSDLAVIINSLFLSQIISNVSLTIFYLKLLKVFSAPQISYIVLAFASTIAGNLTVLGAASNVIIISNVEKRTHKHIINFFEFMKFGVPLTILQVVVFLLCLQFYRLIGWV from the coding sequence ATGCAAAAGCTGAATTTAATCGTTGGCGTTTTAGTATTCTTGCTTGTAGCGATAAGGCACTTTATCCCTTTTAAAGTGAAATACTGGCATATAATGGCTTTTGGTGCTGTGATTTTGATTTTATCAAGCTCCGTTAGTCTTAGCGAGGCCTATAGGTCGATTGATTTCGATGTTATCATTTCCCTTTTTGGCATGTTTTCCTTGGGTTTTGCCTTGGAGGAGAGCGGTTATCTCGGGCATATTATCTACAAATATTTTAAACGCACCAGAGTTGTAAAAGAGCTTGTTTTACTTTCTGTTTTTGTCTTTGGATTTGCGTCAGCCCTGTTAATGAATGATACAATAGCGATTGTTGGAGTTCCAGTTATTTTATTGCTTGCAAAAAATTATGGCCTTGATAAAAAGTTTCTGGTTTTGCTTCTTGCCTTTTCCGTGACAACAGGAAGTGTGTTAAGTCCATTGGGAAACCCTCAAAATCTCTTAATCGGTATGAGCCCAGTTTTCACTAATCCCTTTGTGGAATTTTTCAAGTTTCTTTTTATCCCTACACTGCTAAATTTATTGATCCTTTTTCTTTTTACCACAACTGTTTTTAGGGAAGAGTTTCATTCACGACCCCTTTCCCATTCACAGGAACCCATTAGGGATAAGGAGCTTGCGAGGCTTTCTAAGGTTTCGTTATATATGTTCTTTTTTCTTATCGGCCTCAAGGTCTTGGAGTTTTTTGTGAAATTTAATTTCAAGCTAAAGATTTCTCTAATCCCAATAGTTGCAGCTATTCCTCTTTATCTATTTTGCAAAAAAAGATGGAAAATTTTGAAAGGTGTTGATTACGAGACCCTTGCCTTTTTTGTGGGAATGTTTATTGTAACGGAAGCTCTTACAAAAGATCCCCTATTCGCAAATATCACAAAGGGTGGAGGATTGAATCCCGTTAGTGACCTGGCAGTAATTATCAATAGTCTTTTTTTAAGTCAAATAATTTCTAATGTGTCCCTGACGATTTTTTACCTCAAGCTATTGAAGGTATTCTCTGCACCACAGATTTCTTACATAGTTCTGGCCTTTGCGAGCACAATTGCCGGGAATCTTACGGTCCTCGGTGCAGCCAGCAACGTTATTATCATCAGTAATGTTGAAAAAAGAACTCATAAACATATTATAAACTTTTTTGAATTCATGAAATTTGGAGTTCCTTTGACAATTCTTCAGGTGGTTGTTTTCCTTTTGTGCTTGCAATTTTATCGGCTCATTGGGTGGGTTTAA
- a CDS encoding HD domain-containing phosphohydrolase, with translation MKSKNIFYVGKDKEVGEICKAHSEKFDLKFEKIESLEDYTTVLEKEDYSIFIFDLDNPALEQDTFFRLQIDFERTPINIALVSGHAPEPAEFLLTLEKEEFKRPESFFLLNYLNKNSEKLGDLIRTWKTQRDLIHNLPIGMYRTTAEGNFLLGNLELLSILEVPNFEILSKLNARDFYVYPEDRKKWLDLIFKYKIVKNFEFQLKTFKGRTKWIRNNARGIFRRGALQYIEGFLFDITDEKLFKEKEAKLYENSLNQRLLLINLFKNRESYIRNLESAFYEILKESCKVLNANRFGIWVLKDEVYENKIVFNSDKNAYETSKVTFNEKEHYRYLNFLKQGIQICATDVMQDNRLIELYDTYLKDEEIKAVIDTPIFVEGKLWGVLKCEYKQKHDIDRQDEWFNHILAFYIANLMESVRTIEANEEVKKYLKKLEENFDEVISLLSRIVEERDPYTAGHQRKVALIASAIARELGLSQDEQRKLYIAGMLHDIGKLYVPAEILTKPSRLTPLEFEIVKVHPDKGYETLITLESLKEIAEIVRQHHERLDGSGYPKGLKNDQIIKEARILAVADVAEAMLARRPYRPPIPIEEVLKYLEENKGKLFDPEVVEACKKVFSLGMIPQS, from the coding sequence GTGAAAAGTAAGAATATTTTTTATGTTGGAAAAGACAAGGAAGTTGGTGAGATTTGCAAAGCCCATTCAGAGAAATTCGACTTGAAATTCGAGAAAATAGAATCCTTAGAAGATTACACTACCGTACTCGAAAAAGAGGATTACTCCATCTTCATTTTTGACCTTGACAATCCAGCATTAGAACAGGACACATTCTTCAGACTGCAAATTGATTTCGAACGAACTCCCATAAACATAGCACTGGTCTCCGGGCATGCTCCTGAACCGGCTGAGTTCCTTTTAACACTGGAAAAAGAGGAATTTAAAAGACCAGAATCTTTCTTTTTGCTCAACTATTTAAACAAAAACAGTGAGAAACTGGGGGATCTAATTCGAACATGGAAAACTCAGAGAGACCTTATACACAACCTTCCAATAGGTATGTACAGAACTACAGCAGAAGGAAATTTTCTTCTGGGAAATCTGGAACTTTTAAGCATCCTTGAAGTTCCAAACTTTGAGATTTTGTCAAAATTGAACGCACGGGACTTTTATGTTTACCCCGAAGACCGAAAAAAATGGCTGGACTTAATATTTAAGTATAAGATTGTAAAGAACTTTGAATTTCAGCTCAAAACTTTCAAGGGTAGAACAAAATGGATAAGAAATAATGCCCGCGGGATATTTAGGAGAGGCGCACTTCAGTACATTGAAGGCTTTCTCTTCGACATAACGGATGAAAAACTTTTTAAAGAAAAAGAGGCAAAACTTTACGAAAACTCATTAAATCAGAGGTTACTCCTGATAAACCTTTTTAAAAACCGAGAATCTTACATTAGAAACCTCGAGTCCGCTTTTTATGAAATCCTGAAAGAATCTTGCAAGGTATTAAATGCCAACAGGTTTGGAATTTGGGTACTAAAGGATGAAGTCTATGAAAACAAGATCGTCTTTAACAGCGATAAGAACGCTTACGAAACATCAAAAGTGACCTTTAACGAAAAAGAACATTATCGTTACTTGAACTTCTTAAAGCAAGGCATTCAGATTTGCGCCACGGATGTTATGCAGGACAACAGACTCATTGAACTTTATGATACATACCTCAAAGACGAGGAAATTAAAGCAGTCATTGATACCCCCATATTCGTGGAAGGCAAATTATGGGGTGTTTTAAAATGCGAATACAAACAAAAGCACGATATCGATAGACAAGATGAATGGTTCAATCACATCCTCGCCTTTTATATTGCAAATTTGATGGAGAGTGTCAGGACAATTGAGGCAAACGAAGAGGTAAAAAAGTATCTGAAGAAGCTGGAAGAAAACTTTGACGAGGTTATTTCACTACTTTCAAGGATTGTTGAAGAAAGGGACCCTTACACTGCGGGACACCAGAGAAAAGTAGCGCTAATCGCATCAGCCATAGCAAGAGAGTTGGGACTAAGTCAAGATGAACAAAGGAAACTTTATATAGCAGGGATGCTCCACGATATTGGAAAACTTTATGTCCCCGCAGAAATATTAACAAAACCCTCGAGGCTTACTCCATTAGAATTTGAGATCGTTAAAGTCCACCCAGACAAAGGATACGAAACACTCATTACCTTAGAATCTCTAAAAGAGATCGCCGAGATTGTGCGGCAACATCATGAGAGATTGGACGGTTCTGGCTATCCAAAAGGTTTGAAAAACGACCAAATAATCAAAGAAGCAAGGATCTTAGCAGTGGCAGATGTGGCGGAAGCAATGCTGGCACGGAGGCCTTATCGTCCACCAATTCCCATTGAGGAGGTTCTAAAATACCTCGAAGAAAACAAGGGAAAACTCTTCGACCCAGAAGTGGTAGAGGCATGTAAGAAGGTATTTTCCTTAGGGATGATTCCACAAAGTTAG
- a CDS encoding molybdopterin-dependent oxidoreductase, whose translation MKRSVCLRDCFDTCFFKTEYDGKSLSFFPEKDHPITSGFLCYKGMHMAEWALSEERLKYPLFQLKKGSGEFQNLSWDSAFFIFKSALDEVIKKYGADKVVVFEFAGTRGIINRFFPYRFFNKLNATFLRHNVCDTGGDEALKDVYGTSVGLSPEDVKDSELIVYWGMNPVKTNLHGYNYFRRRNFEIWVVDIRKTETAVPNYFVQIKPGADIFLSLLIAKILIERKWFDEEFVLQNSVGFQEFKKYLSTLSFDYLAQRCGVGLSLAEDFARRFFEKRGIIHIGYGFQRSYEGPLSVAFVSYLPFLVGNLPGFIYNMDVGLNKDYVKGLNLRTKEQKFIHQSQLAEAIENDEVKFLFIYNANPLATNPNVNRLRKAILDKGVFVVTHDLFLTDTAMFSDLVFPAKSFFEYFDISDSYYHRYVGINEKIFEGWGMSNYELMREIARYYGFNDPSLFESEEDIANNVLKTAGMSLDELSKFGYMRVDRPFKVETPSGKVEFVSQRRKLRGVPDFPELERLMVPEPEDKGALRLISVTYGNTISSQYHNTLRMDEKRIFISPGDAEKIGIKEGDEVVVYNERGKIFTTVNIDSSIPVGCAIMFKAFWKTIAGFTVNELTNDDVVKQFGHQAAYHSTYVKVEKRW comes from the coding sequence ATGAAAAGATCAGTCTGTTTGAGGGATTGCTTTGATACGTGTTTTTTCAAGACGGAGTATGATGGGAAGAGTTTAAGTTTTTTCCCTGAAAAGGACCATCCAATAACTTCGGGATTTCTTTGCTACAAGGGGATGCACATGGCTGAATGGGCACTCTCCGAAGAACGGCTGAAATATCCTTTGTTTCAACTCAAAAAAGGTTCAGGGGAGTTTCAGAATCTCTCCTGGGATAGTGCTTTTTTTATCTTTAAGAGTGCGCTTGATGAGGTTATTAAAAAATATGGGGCTGATAAGGTTGTAGTTTTCGAGTTTGCAGGAACCAGGGGAATTATTAATCGGTTTTTTCCTTACAGGTTTTTTAACAAGTTAAATGCCACTTTTTTGCGGCACAATGTTTGCGACACTGGTGGCGATGAGGCCCTTAAGGATGTGTATGGCACTTCTGTCGGATTATCGCCTGAAGATGTGAAGGATTCGGAGTTAATCGTTTACTGGGGAATGAATCCCGTTAAGACTAACCTTCATGGCTACAATTACTTCAGGCGCAGAAATTTTGAAATATGGGTCGTTGATATAAGAAAGACTGAAACAGCAGTTCCAAACTACTTTGTTCAGATTAAGCCCGGAGCCGATATATTCCTCTCGTTACTTATAGCCAAAATTCTAATTGAACGGAAATGGTTTGATGAGGAGTTCGTTTTGCAGAATTCTGTTGGATTTCAGGAATTTAAGAAATATCTTAGTACATTATCCTTTGATTATCTGGCTCAAAGGTGTGGCGTGGGTCTTTCTTTAGCGGAAGATTTTGCAAGAAGATTTTTTGAAAAGCGCGGCATTATCCACATTGGATACGGATTTCAGCGAAGTTATGAAGGGCCTCTCTCCGTGGCCTTTGTATCTTATCTACCTTTCCTGGTTGGTAACCTACCCGGTTTTATTTACAACATGGATGTAGGCCTTAATAAAGATTACGTGAAGGGCCTTAATTTGAGAACAAAGGAGCAAAAGTTCATACACCAGTCTCAGCTTGCCGAGGCTATTGAGAATGATGAGGTAAAGTTTCTCTTTATTTATAACGCAAATCCGCTGGCTACAAACCCAAATGTAAACAGGCTGAGAAAGGCAATATTGGATAAAGGTGTCTTTGTCGTTACCCATGATCTCTTTTTGACAGATACAGCAATGTTTTCTGATTTAGTCTTTCCTGCAAAAAGCTTTTTTGAGTACTTCGATATCTCAGATTCCTATTACCATCGGTATGTTGGAATAAACGAAAAGATCTTTGAAGGATGGGGTATGAGCAATTACGAATTGATGAGAGAAATTGCTCGTTATTATGGGTTCAATGATCCGAGCCTTTTCGAATCCGAAGAAGATATTGCGAACAACGTTTTAAAGACGGCAGGAATGAGCCTTGATGAATTATCAAAATTTGGCTATATGAGGGTTGACAGGCCGTTCAAAGTAGAAACCCCTTCAGGTAAAGTTGAATTTGTTTCACAGAGAAGAAAACTAAGAGGAGTACCCGATTTCCCTGAACTTGAAAGACTTATGGTTCCTGAGCCAGAAGATAAAGGTGCCCTTAGGTTGATTTCTGTTACCTATGGTAACACTATTTCCAGCCAATATCACAATACCTTGCGGATGGATGAGAAGAGGATTTTTATAAGCCCTGGAGATGCCGAAAAAATTGGCATTAAAGAAGGGGATGAAGTCGTTGTATACAATGAAAGGGGAAAGATCTTTACGACGGTTAACATTGACAGTTCTATACCTGTAGGTTGTGCAATTATGTTCAAGGCCTTCTGGAAAACCATTGCTGGTTTTACGGTAAATGAGCTCACCAATGATGATGTTGTAAAACAATTTGGCCACCAGGCAGCCTACCATAGCACTTATGTGAAAGTGGAGAAAAGATGGTGA
- the uvrC gene encoding excinuclease ABC subunit UvrC has protein sequence MNNVLREKVESAPHSPGVYLFKSGEEVLYVGKARDLKNRLKNYLTTPEDPRIAVLLRRANDLEYIITNSEEEALLLEANLIKIHKPRYNIRLKDDKKYPFIKITNERFPSISLTRNLKEPGITIFGPYVNAQSVRRTIRAIRKIFPIRTCKYKLPSNRKIKPCIDYQIGKCLAPCIEGRVNEEVYNNMVQNVIRFLKGQTSEIIKELEEKMKEAAAKLEFEKAKIYRDELLAITKLSKEQAVSRIGGENKDVCVVYRLGKSAIACILKIREGILVDRESYFLEVLEHDKEEEILKEFIVQYYSSASNPPDSVVIDKDFEEIHAVKSALKINIRTATDEERKLIEMAYENAKKELEEEIAKKKGAKKVHPGLIELSELLHMLKVPERVEACDISQLFGDERVGSFVCFLKNRLSKSNYRKYKIKGEYIDDPQMIYEVVKRRLDDQPLPDVIIIDGGITQLNAAKRAKEELKIDVPMAAFAKRFDDLYLEDGRRIMVPKRSHLFTLLKILRDEAHRFAIQYHRKLRSKRLLEFPYKIKGVGPKTIEKLLSYFRSIKKIKEASLEELKKANINEVTAQRIYEFFHPLKDIDSK, from the coding sequence ATGAACAATGTGCTGAGAGAAAAGGTAGAATCAGCCCCCCACTCACCCGGAGTATATTTATTTAAATCGGGAGAAGAAGTGCTTTATGTAGGGAAAGCAAGAGATCTAAAAAATCGCTTAAAAAATTACCTTACAACACCCGAAGACCCACGAATCGCCGTTCTTCTAAGGAGAGCAAACGATTTAGAATACATAATAACCAATTCTGAAGAAGAAGCCCTTCTCCTTGAGGCAAACCTGATAAAAATTCACAAACCAAGGTATAATATCAGGCTCAAAGACGATAAAAAATATCCATTTATAAAAATCACCAACGAAAGATTTCCGTCCATATCGCTAACAAGGAATCTAAAGGAGCCGGGCATTACGATCTTTGGTCCTTATGTGAATGCCCAATCAGTTCGGAGGACTATCCGCGCCATAAGAAAAATTTTCCCCATTAGAACCTGTAAATACAAACTTCCTTCAAATAGAAAAATAAAACCCTGCATTGACTACCAAATTGGAAAATGCCTGGCACCCTGTATCGAAGGCAGGGTAAATGAAGAAGTTTACAATAACATGGTCCAGAATGTAATAAGGTTCCTAAAAGGACAAACCTCAGAAATTATCAAAGAACTTGAAGAAAAAATGAAAGAGGCGGCAGCAAAATTAGAGTTCGAGAAAGCAAAGATATATAGGGACGAATTACTGGCAATTACTAAACTTTCTAAAGAGCAGGCGGTATCCAGAATTGGAGGCGAAAACAAAGATGTATGTGTGGTTTACCGATTAGGTAAGAGTGCCATTGCCTGCATTCTTAAAATTAGAGAAGGAATCTTGGTGGATAGGGAATCCTATTTCCTTGAAGTTTTAGAACATGACAAAGAAGAGGAAATTCTGAAAGAATTTATTGTGCAATACTATTCCTCGGCAAGTAACCCACCTGATAGCGTCGTAATTGATAAAGACTTTGAAGAAATACATGCAGTGAAGTCTGCTTTAAAAATAAATATCCGGACAGCCACCGATGAAGAGAGAAAACTCATAGAAATGGCTTACGAAAACGCTAAGAAAGAGCTGGAAGAAGAAATCGCTAAAAAGAAGGGGGCAAAGAAAGTCCATCCAGGGCTCATCGAACTTTCAGAACTTTTACACATGTTAAAGGTTCCTGAAAGGGTTGAAGCCTGTGATATTTCCCAGCTATTTGGTGATGAGAGGGTGGGAAGCTTTGTCTGTTTTCTGAAGAACCGCCTTTCTAAATCAAATTACAGAAAATATAAGATCAAAGGAGAATATATTGATGACCCACAAATGATTTATGAAGTGGTAAAAAGACGGCTTGATGACCAGCCACTCCCCGATGTCATTATAATCGATGGAGGAATAACTCAGCTGAATGCTGCAAAGAGAGCTAAGGAGGAGCTAAAAATTGACGTTCCTATGGCTGCTTTCGCAAAAAGATTCGATGACCTATATCTTGAAGACGGAAGGAGGATAATGGTTCCCAAGAGAAGCCACCTATTTACACTTTTGAAGATTTTAAGAGACGAAGCCCACCGGTTTGCTATCCAATACCACAGAAAGCTCAGGTCAAAAAGACTATTAGAGTTCCCTTATAAAATAAAGGGGGTTGGGCCCAAAACCATTGAAAAACTACTGAGTTATTTTCGCAGTATTAAAAAAATTAAAGAAGCATCCTTAGAAGAGTTGAAAAAGGCAAACATCAACGAGGTGACTGCACAACGGATTTACGAGTTTTTCCATCCGCTAAAAGATATTGACTCTAAATAA